A genome region from Nocardiopsis exhalans includes the following:
- the prfA gene encoding peptide chain release factor 1, whose product MKLDDLLGEYYELEQQLADPEVHANQTKARTLGKRYSQLTPIIEAYRQLKEVENDIDAARELAAEDSSFAEEADRLTEQAEQLTERLRVLLVPRDPADDKNLIMEVKAGEGGEESALFAGDLVRMYLRYAERQGWKTEVIDATHSDLGGYKDITIAFKNRGTPEPGAGVWPQLKFEGGVHRVQRVPVTESQGRIHTSAAGVLVVPEAEEVEIVINANDLRIDVYRSSGPGGQSVNTTDSAVRITHLPTGIVASCQNEKSQLQNKEQAMRILRARIYAEAQASADAEASAERKSQVRTVDRSERVRTYNFPENRISDHRVGYKAYNLDQVLDGELDGVVKALVDADTKERLEAAQS is encoded by the coding sequence GTGAAGCTGGACGACCTCCTTGGGGAGTACTACGAGCTGGAACAGCAGCTCGCCGACCCCGAGGTGCACGCCAACCAGACCAAGGCGCGCACGCTGGGCAAGCGCTACTCACAGCTCACCCCGATCATCGAGGCCTACCGTCAGCTCAAGGAGGTCGAGAACGACATCGACGCCGCCCGTGAGCTGGCCGCCGAGGACTCCTCCTTCGCGGAGGAGGCCGACCGCCTGACCGAGCAGGCCGAGCAGCTCACCGAGCGCCTGCGCGTCCTGCTCGTCCCGCGCGACCCCGCCGACGACAAGAACCTCATCATGGAGGTCAAGGCCGGCGAGGGCGGCGAGGAGTCCGCACTGTTCGCGGGCGACCTGGTCCGCATGTACCTGCGCTACGCCGAGCGACAGGGGTGGAAGACCGAGGTCATCGACGCCACCCACTCTGACCTGGGCGGGTACAAGGACATCACGATCGCCTTCAAGAACAGGGGCACCCCCGAACCCGGCGCGGGCGTGTGGCCCCAGCTCAAGTTCGAGGGCGGCGTCCACCGGGTCCAGCGCGTCCCGGTCACCGAGTCCCAGGGCCGCATCCACACCTCCGCGGCCGGGGTCCTCGTGGTCCCCGAGGCCGAGGAGGTCGAGATCGTCATCAACGCCAACGATCTGCGCATCGACGTCTACCGCTCCTCCGGGCCCGGCGGGCAGAGCGTCAACACCACCGACTCCGCGGTGCGCATCACGCACCTGCCGACCGGCATCGTGGCCTCCTGCCAGAACGAGAAGAGCCAGCTCCAGAACAAGGAGCAGGCCATGCGCATCCTGCGCGCCCGCATCTACGCCGAGGCCCAGGCCAGCGCGGACGCCGAGGCCTCCGCCGAGCGCAAGAGCCAGGTCCGTACCGTGGACCGCTCCGAGCGCGTGCGCACCTACAATTTCCCGGAGAACCGCATCTCCGACCACCGGGTCGGCTACAAGGCCTACAACCTCGACCAGGTCCTCGACGGGGAACTGGACGGGGTCGTCAAGGCGCTGGTGGACGCGGACACCAAGGAGAGGCTCGAAGCCGCGCAATCATGA